The Podospora pseudopauciseta strain CBS 411.78 chromosome 2 map unlocalized CBS411.78m_2, whole genome shotgun sequence genome has a window encoding:
- a CDS encoding uncharacterized protein (EggNog:ENOG503P786; COG:S) — MPSLYTITEPHPTVAKNSYTHSGRGGAGNFFRAPQTTAPSGVPTPAATTPSSTGRFYSGRGGAGNAHAKAERPVLSFDEEFTRAEVREKAATISHVGRGGAGNIFSSSSSSTKKNSTELSRRDSNSTNGSTKSGFWGRISSLGH, encoded by the coding sequence atgcCTTCTCTCTACACCATCACCGAGCCTCACCCCACCGTTGCTAAGAACAGCTACACCCACTCTGGCCGTGGCGGTGCTGGCAACTTCTTCCGTGCTCCTCAGACCACCGCTCCCTCCGGTGTCCCTACCCCCGCTGCtaccaccccctccagcaccggCCGTTTCTACTCCGGCCGGGGCGGTGCCGGCAACGCTCACGCCAAAGCCGAGCGCCCTGTCCTCTCCTTCGACGAGGAGTTCACCCGCGCCGAGGTCCGCGAGAAGGCTGCCACCATCAGCCACGTAGGCCGCGGTGGCGCCGGCAACATCttcagctccagctcctcctccaccaagaAGAACTCGACCGAGCTCAGCCGGAGAGACTCCAACAGCACCAACGGCAGCACCAAGTCTGGCTTCTGGGGCCGCATCAGCAGCCTCGGCCACTAA
- a CDS encoding uncharacterized protein (EggNog:ENOG503NYWE), which translates to MGADTKKSSRPPPLPVPTETESTIHTAAPTGTDLGTELGSEVSAPGDEKSSYSIPDDGTPVTIRAGHRASKSQTSLLIEYFEGGKSTSGNSTSADSRKPSVRVRLTPSSKRRSSRGSDGDHIRITESRSSRKASGGRRSAAETLSAISNDLEDASSYASATEESNVSRNPIDIEIERGARRRRPASPLIPAADGSKASYTGGNMSDISAIPTDSFLDGSGGTTSFRASDSKSPDYVAAAAVGLGAAASATAASEKSRTREGGRERVVVTRSRDKERDRSKHKSSKSRTSSVSKDDKYADRSSRRSSKGHPESMVSVADSSMVSSALAPSHRSVDQHSIRSGASKTSSINNPKLLETVEDAIRRLILPELNALKREQSRRGSRRDSTTSSATSASRDDYASDKRRSNGTDKMLTPRDSLKTSKERRDREARNNDFDDSSALSHESVEDSHDLDNTPVRSIEPLKVATAGAALGAAAVAAHEAFGSPSEDKQRSRRRRRDERRNRSSEQQAFDQYEDSDLLAPPAPPMPLMSDVNASDVTRASILSADTDRPHSASEELTPVRDLTQGPISSESTPTPTRTPVNTLQALGAQHANLSHGDLKALPRQRTGDPDQYVLDDNGKKVPSRHARQFQDEEYDDEDEEPSPQYPPNPYDYYSTQDVPPPLKYVPYQPERRGLSPIPSVSGYTEAGSDVGPNRDSRATHRTIDSEISTANKSPRQDGGAMNRNFAGYDDDDRSVRSSNVDQTQGPSPAGSELDRVTSGQAVRAVALNPAFVHPVGIESNVASLIDASMLEGSALTVDSDKLYQGRESMATLDEEIDRQLGSPTKRSVVSQASEGQRSREFVQYELDEYGRKVPQNTTYRQSPTVSEAAIASRAVDAAAAALRAQNGKGQQETQEEQAWQGAGVQRNRSFKERTQNGPRPGIDPSLSTEKLGSEHEKPTMASSYIPNQNELMPEILDWGYEDDLLTNPSLLDDDGGRDEEGQWPEEATPRQRAQYPPDDDIDYEPLDGSPAQQKGNGGNLVIAGAAALGAAAGMAMAQNHSRQASQEHDEWYRTSEDRKRDTLVTNPYEGTSPIANLPGLGDNGFDAAYDDYGTRSPLGLKVDEGYISQGPNKTPDVQDKGKGVDFGLATRGPGGALDDPFYNHGNPRHLSGMSQGIASPMYDPATGMGMDNIESRDIMALMQHLMVRDAQRSARDTEILVTLVRSATEMRNNFEDLKKLLADTEDVIITEVKENTDKSVTRAINGPRPYPGSTAARSIQGGSVNGDDINAKKRSIFRRALLGLGAKGTNDLGRIEDMLNQLLTEVDVLKAQTVPGQQRAIQDDRSSFHLQPEGQYEQDHGYEPEGHAGTSTASHPSQSHFSLQSRGTSVKPGYDRMTSGHRISTVPEDSEEEYDARGGDESVNYDNNDMLMTPANIQRAESVPMATPPQAPAQAQASMSNENTPRTEEGKKKSRSSWFRIPKISRWSETTASSGVAESRLSKQSTKTEELNLPTGPSRSGSLDHYSENYQLASGQAPQTDKLHSGFSAQDLSEGGFQQQQQQNYHDEDLYNQPIPGGPPTANWITMIPGTPEDPKYKAHRDSLNLQHPQPRQGQTERFKAALESQALGYDTPMSPKSADWAGSATSLNRFPRNPNRDSYGSATQEYQQMWSQSPAAQNMTATSGGPPRPPKEPLNDVIPNSPGGGGLVRGGTPIQNKRVSKLQKGSPLPHHSVESGYGTMTHGVPTASYISEGQRSPKPEKRNLTGAQTQVGRRPSGPRPMTPTGRSGGVASPLGSDFEDDERQQGSQQRSRKRDTFGTMNSQDTDTF; encoded by the exons ATGGGTGCAGACACAAAGAAGTCTAGTCGGCCGCCGCCATTGCCAGTGCCCACAGAGACCGAATCGACCATCCACACTGCAGCGCCGACCGGGACTGACCTGGGGACCGAACTTGGCAGCGAGGTATCTGCCCCCGGAGACGAAAAGTCCTCTTATTCCATCCCAGATGATGGTACACCCGTAACTATCCGAGCGGGGCATCGCGCAAGCAAATCGCAGACATCTCTCCTGATCGAGTACTTCGAAGGTGGGAAGAGCACCAGCGGCAACTCGACGTCGGCCGACTCGCGCAAACCCAGTGTTCGAGTCCGCTTGACACCAAGCAGCAAAcgtcgcagcagcaggggcTCCGACGGAGACCACATTCGGATCACCGAGTCAAGATCATCGAGAAAAGCGAGCGGCGGTCGCCGCTCTGCTGCCGAGACGCTGTCGGCCATCAGCAACGATCTTGAAGACGCCAGCTCATATGCTTCAGCCACAGAGGAGAGCAACGTTAGTCGAAACCCCATTGACATCGAAATTGAACGAGGcgctcgccgccgccgcccggCGAGCCCTCTCATACCGGCTGCTGATGGTAGCAAGGCCAGTTACACAGGCGGCAACATGAGTGACATTTCGGCCATACCAACCGACAGCTTCCTCGATGGATCTGGTGGGACCACCTCATTCAGAGCATCCGACTCCAAGAGCCCGGATTATGTAGCAGCTGCTGCCGTCGGCTTGGGTGCCGCCGCGAGCGCCACAGCCGCCTCTGAAAAGTCCCGGACACGAGAAGGGGGCCGCGAAAGGGTGGTTGTTACTAGGTCTCGAGACAAGGAGAGGGACCGCAGTAAGCACAAGTCTAGCAAGAGCCGGACGAGCAGTGTCAGCAAGGATGACAAGTATGCGGATCGGTCAAGTAGGAGGTCAAGTAAAGGACACCCAGAGTCCATGGTGTCAGTAGCCGACTCCAGCATGGTTTCATCGGCTCTTGCCCCCAGTCATCGGTCCGTGGACCAGCACTCCATCAGATCTGGCGCCTCAAAGACATCGTCCATCAATAATCCGAAACTTTTGGAGACAGTGGAGGATGCCATTCGCCGCCTCATTCTACCAGAACTCAACGCCCTCAAGCGAGAACAGAGCCGGCGAGGAAGCCGGCGCGATTCCACGACATCCAGCGCTACATCAGCGTCGAGGGATGATTATGCGAGCGACAAACGACGGTCCAATGGCACCGACAAGATGCTGACACCCCGCGACAGCCTCAAGACCAGCAAGGAGAGACGAGACCGAGAGGCACGAAATAATGACTTCGACGACAGCAGCGCTCTCAGCCACGAATCAGTAGAAGACTCCCATGACCTCGATAACACACCAGTTCGCAGCATTGAGCCCCTGAAAGTTGCAACTGCCGGGGCCGCTTTGGGCGCTGCCGCCGTTGCTGCACACGAGGCGTTTGGTTCCCCTTCAGAAGACAAGCAACGGTCAAGGAGACGACGAAGGGACGAGAGACGAAATCGCAGTTCTGAACAACAAGCGTTCGACCAGTATGAAGACTCGGACCTGCTTGCACCTCCAGCCCCGCCGATGCCTCTGATGAGTGATGTCAACGCCTCGGATGTGACAAGGGCATCCATTTTGTCGGCCGATACCGACAGACCCCACTCGGCCAGCGAGGAGCTCACCCCTGTTCGTGATTTGACCCAAGGGCCGATTTCGTCAGAGTCGACGCCGACTCCCACCAGGACCCCTGTCAACACTCTACAAGCCCTGGGAGCCCAACACGCTAACCTCTCGCACGGAGACCTCAAGGCGTTACCCCGTCAACGCACTGGTGATCCTGACCAGTATGTTCTTGATGACAATGGCAAGAAAGTCCCTTCTCGCCATGCGCGGCAATTTCAAGATGAAGAgtacgacgacgaggacgaggagccGTCCCCACAATATCCACCCAACCCATACGATTATTACAGCACCCAAGACGTACCTCCACCCCTCAAATACGTCCCCTATCAACCCGAACGTCGGGGCCTTAGCCCTATCCCCAGCGTCTCGGGATATACGGAAGCTGGTAGCGACGTAGGGCCAAACCGGGATTCGAGAGCTACTCACCGCACTATCGACTCGGAAATTTCCACAGCCAACAAGTCTCCACGCCAGGATGGAGGAGCAATGAATCGCAATTTTGCAGgctacgacgacgacgaccgaAGCGTGAGGAGCTCCAACGTCGACCAAACCCAAGGACCAAGCCCCGCCGGCAGCGAACTCGACCGCGTAACCTCGGGCCAGGCTGTACGTGCTGTTGCGTTGAATCCAGCCTTTGTGCACCCTGTCGGCATCGAGTCCAATGTCGCATCCCTCATCGACGCCTCGATGTTGGAAGGATCAGCTTTGACGGTGGACTCGGACAAGCTTTACCAAGGCCGTGAATCCATGGCGACTCTTGACGAGGAAATTGACCGACAGCTCGGTAGCCCAACCAAGCGCTCCGTGGTCAGCCAAGCTTCAGAAGGCCAGCGGTCTCGCGAGTTCGTACAATATGAGCTTGATGAGTATGGGCGCAAGGTTCCACAGAACACTACCTACCGCCAGTCCCCTACAGTATCAGAAGCTGCGATTGCCAGCCGTGCGGTGGATGCCGCTGCAGCTGCTCTCCGGGCGCAGAACGGGAAGGGACAGCAGGAGACTCAGGAAGAGCAAGCATGGCAGGGTGCTGGTGTCCAGCGCAACCGCTCTTTCAAGGAGCGCACACAAAATGGACCACGTCCTGGAATTGATCCATCACTCAGCACCGAGAAGCTTGGCAGCGAGCATGAGAAACCAACAATGGCTTCGAGCTATATACCGAATCAAAACGAACTCATGCCAGAAATTCTGGATTGGGGGTATGAGGATGATCTTCTGACTAACCCATCTCTccttgacgatgatggcggcCGTGACGAGGAAGGCCAGTGGCCTGAGGAAGCCACGCCTCGGCAGCGTGCTCAGTACCCACCTGATGATGACATCGACTACGAACCCCTCGATGGTTCGCCTGCGCAGCAAAAGGGCAACGGAGGAAATCTTGTTATTGCCGGCGCCGCTGCACtcggtgctgctgctggcatGGCCATGGCCCAAAATCACAGCCGACAGGCTAGCCAAGAGCACGACGAATGGTATCGCACCTCCGAAGATCGCAAGCGTGACACCCTGGTCACAAATCCTTATGAAGGAACCAGCCccatcgccaacctcccTGGGCTCGGAGACAATGGATTCGACGCTGCTTACGATGACTATGGCACCCGTAGCCCACTCGGGCTCAAGGTCGACGAGGGCTATATTTCCCAAGGCCCCAACAAGACACCTGACGTCCAGGACAAAGGAAAGGGTGTTGATTTCGGGCTTGCCACTCGTGGACCGGGTGGGGCGTTGGATGATCCATTCTACAATCATGGCAACCCACGCCACCTTAGCGGCATGTCTCAGGGCATTGCTTCGCCAATGTACGATCCTGCCACCGGGATGGGCATGGACAACATCGAATCAAGAGATATTATGGCTCTCATGCAGCACTTGATGGTTAGGGACGCGCAGCGCAGCGCAAGGGATACCGAGATTCTGGTCACCCTTGTCCGCTCTGCTACCGAGATGCGCAACAACTTTGAGGATCTCAAGAAGCTGTTGGCAGATACCGAAgacgtcatcatcaccgaagTCAAGGAGAACACTGACAAGAGCGTCACTCGCGCCATCAATGGCCCACGACCGTACCCCGGCAGCACCGCGGCTCGCTCGATCCAGGGCGGCTCGGTTAATGGCGATGATATCAATGCCAAGAAGAGAAGCATCTTCCGCCGTGCcctgttggggttgggagccAAGGGAACCAACGACCTCGGCAGGATCGAGGATATGCTGAACCAGTTGTTGACCGAAGTGGACGTTCTCAAGGCGCAAACCGTGCCTGGACAACAGCGAGCTATTCAGGACGACCGATCAtccttccacctccagccAGAAGGCCAGTATGAGCAGGACCACGGCTATGAGCCAGAGGGCCACGCTGGTACTTCGACAGCGAGCCACCCATCACAGTCTCACTTCTCGCTGCAATCTCGCGGAACATCTGTGAAGCCTGGCTACGACCGCATGACTTCGGGACACAGAATTAGCACCGTTCCCGAGGACAGTGAGGAAGAGTATGATGCTCGTGGAGGGGATGAGAGCGTCAACTACGACAACAATGACATGCTCATGACCCCAGCAAATATTCAGCGTGCCGAGTCTGTGCCAATGGCTACTCCGCCACAGGCACCAGCTCAGGCGCAAGCCTCCATGAGCAACGAGAATACGCCTCGGACCGAGGAAGGCAAGAAGAAGTCCCGGTCCAGTTGGTTCCGTATCCCCAAGATTTCGCGCTGGTCTGAAACCACCGCGTCCAGCGGCGTGGCCGAGTCTCGCCTCAGCAAGCAGTCCACCAAGACTGAGGAACTCAACCTTCCCACTGGACCATCTCGCTCGGGGTCCCTGGATCACTACTCTGAGAACTACCAGCTTGCGTCCGGACAAGCCCCCCAAACCGACAAGCTCCACAGTGGCTTCTCCGCACAGGACTTGAGCGAGGGTGGgttccagcaacagcagcagcagaactACCACGATGAGGATCTCTACAACCAGCCCATTCCGGGCGGGCCCCCTACTGCCAATTGGATCACCATGATACCCGGGACGCCCGAGGACCCTAAGTACAAGGCTCATCGCGACTCGCTCAACCTTCAGCACCCTCAGCCTCGTCAGGGACAGACTGAGCGCTTCAAGGCCGCCCTCGAGTCCCAAGCCCTGGGCTATGACACTCCCATGTCCCCCAAGTCGGCCGACTGGGCTGGCTCCGCCACGAGCCTCAACCGCTTCCCTCGCAACCCCAACCGGGACAGCTACGGTTCAGCCACCCAGGAATACCAACAAATGTGGTCGCAGTCCCCCGCTGCCCAAAACATGACTGCCACCTCTGGCGGTCCCCCTCGCCCCCCCAAGGAGCCCCTTAACGACGTCATCCCCAACAGCCCCGGCGGTGGCGGCCTGGTCCGCGGTGGCACCCCCATCCAGAACAAGAGGGTCAGCAAGCTCCAAAAGGGgagccccctccctcaccacagcGTTGAGAGCGGGTACGGCACCATGACGCATGGCGTGCCTACTGCCAGCTACATCAGCGAGGGCCAGCGCAGCCCCAAGCCCGAGAAGAGGAACTTGACTGGTGCGCAGACGCAGGTTGGCAGACGGCCGTCTGGGCCGAGACCGATGACGCCTACTGGGCGGAGCGGGGGTGTCGCTAGCCCGTTGGGGAGTGATTttgaggatgacgagagACAGCAGGGGAGCCAGCAGAGGAGCAGGAAGAGAG ATACCTTTGGGACGATGAACTCACAGGATACGGATACTTTTTGA
- the CHS2_2 gene encoding chitin synthase I (COG:M; EggNog:ENOG503NUPC; CAZy:GT2_Chitin_synth), protein MAYNRLNDDYYESHPMETRNPRRSPSPAHPMQSGYQLDDAPYGHSHLDMPSAGPGRFSPGDSLQMQTAQSVDNLGGYGVNPEAHHDAYYNQPYEPTPMQGQGYDGGGGYFPEDDRRPMLTHNDSQVGQNDPYHDKQQAPKNQNAIKRWKTVKQVLLYRGNLVLDCPIPPKLLNQLPHGERDEFTHMRYTAATCDPSDFYNENFTLRQKLFSKPRHTELFIVVTMYNEDEILFARTMIGVFKNVEYMCKRTESKTWGKDAWKKIVVCVVSDGRAKINPRTRALLAGMGVYQEGIAKQQVNNKDVTAHIYEYTTQVGMAIKNDVVQLIPKQQPVQMLFCLKEKNQKKINSHRWFFDAFGKVLDPNICVLIDAGTKPGGSSIYQLWKAFDLEPMCGGACGEIKAMLGKGGKNLINPLVATQNFEYKMSNILDKPLESAFGFISVLPGAFSAYRYVALQNDKNGQGPLEKYFAGEKLHGGDAGIFTANMYLAEDRILCFELVTKRNCHWILQYVKSATGETDVPDTVTELILQRRRWLNGSFFAAIYAIVHFHQFFRSDHSIFRKFFFFIEFIFNTINMIFAWFAIGNFFLVFKILTTSLGDEKLLGKVGEILGVVFLWLYGVSLMTCFVLAMGNRPAGSGRYYMAMVIFWAIIFIYLMFAAVYIAVDAIIQDLQVNNFSIDSLFKNQVFYTLIISVLSTYGLWFIASLMMFDPWHMFTSLIQYMLLSPTYTNVLNVYAFCNTHDISWGTKGDDKPDALPTVSTKDGQGKTDLPDEGDLNAQYEREMQVFSRKPVKEVKAPTPAQLEEKQMDYYRGVRTVVVLIWMLMNFALVAVVLSTGGLNRVVEDDSGRTEEESKAHKANIYLQVVLWSVAGLSAFKFIGALWFLIVRMFRGV, encoded by the exons ATGGCGTATAATCGTTTAA ACGACGATTATTACGAGAGCCATCCCATGGAGACGCGTAACCCACGCAGGAGTCCTTCTCCTGCCCATCCCATGCAATCCGGGTACCAACTTGACGACGCGCCCTACGGACACTCCCATTTGGATATGCCCAGTGCTGGTCCTGGTAGATTCAGCCCTGGTGATTCGTTACAAATGCAGACCGCT CAATCCGTAGACAACTTGGGGGGGTATGGGGTGAACCCGGAGGCACACCACGATGCCTACTACAACCAGCCATATGAGCCAACGCCCATGCAGGGCCAAGGGTAtgacgggggtggaggatattTCCCCGAGGACGACAGACGGCCGATGTTGACGCACAACGACTCGCAAGTTGGGCAAAACGACCCCTATCACGACAAGCAGCAGGCGCCAAAAAATCAAAATGCGATCAAGAGGTGGAAGACGGTCAAGCAGGTTCTGTTGTACCGCGGGAACTTGGTTCTTGATTGCCCAATTCCTCCAAAGCTGCTGAACCAGCTTCCCCACGGAGAGCGCGATGAGTTCACCCACATGAGATATACGGCTGCCACCTGCGATCCTTCGGATTTCTACAACGAGAACTTCACCCTCCGCCAAAAGCTCTTCAGCAAGCCCAGACATACCGAGCTGTTCATTGTGGTCACCATGTACAACGAAGACGAAATTCTGTTTGCGCGTACCATGATTGGTGTGTTCAAGAACGTCGAGTACATGTGCAAACGGACTGAGAGCAAGACCTGGGGCAAGGATGCGTGGAAGAAGATTGTGGTGTGCGTCGTTAGTGACGGTCGTGCCAAGATTAACCCAAGGACGAGAGCTTTGCTCGCTGGTATGGGTGTGTATCAAGAGGGTATTGCCAAGCAGCAAGTTAACAATAAGGACGTCACGGCACACATCTACGAATACACCACCCAGGTCGGCATGGCCATCAAGAACGACGTTGTGCAGCTTATTCCCAAGCAGCAGCCCGTTCAGATGCTTTTCTGTCTCAAGGAAAagaaccagaagaagatCAACTCTCATCGTTGGTTCTTTGACGCCTTTGGAAAGGTGCTGGATCCCAACATTTGCGTGTTGATCGACGCTGGTACCAAGCCTGGTGGCAGCTCGATTTACCAGCTTTGGAAGGCCTTCGACCTTGAGCCCATGTGCGGTGGTGCTTGCGGCGAGATCAAGGCTATGCTAG GCAAGGGTGGAAAGAATTTGATCAACCCACTGGTGGCAACGCAAAACTTCGAGTACAAGATGAGTAACATATTGGACAAGCCTCTCGAATCTGCCTTTGGTTTCATTTCCGTCTTGCCCGGTGCCTTCTCGGCTTACCGGTACGTTGCGCTGCAAAACGACAAGAACGGTCAGGGGCCGTTGGAGAAGTACTTTGCTGGTGAGAAACTGcacggtggtgatgctggtaTTTTCACAGCCAACATGTACCTCGCCGAAGATCGTATTCTGTGCTTTGAGCTTGTCACCAAGCGGAACTGCCACTGGATTCTTCAGTACGTCAAGTCGGCCACGGGCGAGACTGATGTGCCAGACACGGTTACCGAGTTGATTCTCCAGCGTCGTCGCTGGCTTAACGGTTCTTTCTTCGCTGCCATCTACGCCATTGTCCACTTCCATCAGTTCTTCCGGTCCGATCACTCTATTTTCCGCAAATTCTTCTTCTTTATCGAATtcatcttcaacaccatcaacatgatCTTTGCTTGGTTCGCTATCGGCAACTTCTTTTTAGTTTTCAAGATCCTGACGACAAGTTTGGGAGACGAAAAACTATTGGGTAAGGTGGGCGAAATCTTGGGTGTGGTGTTCCTCTGGCTGTACGGCGTATCGCTCATGACATGCTTCGTCTTGGCGATGGGCAACAGGCCAGCTGGTTCCGGGAGATATTACATGGCCATGGTCATTTTCTgggccatcatcttcatctaTCTCATGTTTGCAGCCGTATACATCGCCGTCGACGCCATCATTCAAGATCTGCAAGTTAACAACTTCAGCATTGATTCTTTGTTCAAGAACCAGGTCTTCTACACGTTGATCATCTCGGTTCTGTCGACGTACGGTCTTTGGTTCATCGCCTCGCTCATGATGTTCGACCCCTGGCACATGTTCACCTCGTTGATTCAGTATATGTTGCTCTCTCCCACCTACACCAACGTCCTGAACGTGTACGCCTTTTGCAACACGCACGACATCTCGTGGGGTACCAAGGGTGACGACAAGCCGGATGCTTTGCCCACAGTCAGCACCAAGGACGGCCAGGGTAAGACTGATTTGCCTGATGAGGGCGATCTCAACGCGCAGTACGAGAGGGAAATGCAAGTCTTTAGCCGCAAGCCCGtcaaggaggtcaaggccCCAACACCGGCTCAgctcgaggagaagcagaTGGATTACTACAGAGGCGTCAGGACGGTGGTCGTGTTGAtttggatgttgatgaaCTTTGCCCTGGTCGCTGTCGTGCTGAGCACGGGCGGTCTGAACAGAGTTGTGGAGGACGATTCGGGGAGgaccgaggaggagtccAAGGCCCACAAGGCCAACATTTACCTGCAGGTGGTGTTGTGGAGTGTGGCTGGTTTGAGTGCGTTCAAGTTTATTGGCGCGTTGTGGTTCTTGATTGTGAGGATGTTTAGGGGTGTCTAA
- the ARP1 gene encoding Centractin (COG:Z; EggNog:ENOG503NU18) yields MTDSLHNVSVVLDNGSGTIRAGFAGDDVPKCHFPSWVGRPKHLRVLAGALEGEVFIGQKAATELRGLLKIRYPLEHGIVTDWDDMEKIWAYVYDEGLKTLSEEHPVLLTEPPLNPRSNRDTAAQILFETFNVPALYTSIQAVLSLYASGRTTGVVLDAGDGVSHAVPVYQGFTVPNSIRRIDVAGRDVTEHLQTLLRKSGYVFHTSAEKEVVRLIKEATSYVARDPKKEEKEWAASKQDQSKFAEYVLPDGNKLKIGAERFRAPEILFDPEIIGLEYPGIHQIVVDSINRTDLDLRKDLYMNIVLSGGSTLTKGFGDRLLSEVQRLAVKDMRIKIFAPPERKYSTWIGGSILAGLSTFRKMWVSIDDWHENPDIIHTKFA; encoded by the exons ATGACAGACTCATTGCACAACGTGTCGGTAGTGCTCGACAATGGATCCGGAACTATCAGGGCTGGCTTCGCAGGAGACGACGTACCCAAGTGCCACTTCCCATCATGGGTAGGCAGACCAAAACATCTCCGCGTTCTGGCCGGTGCgctggagggagaggtgttTATCGGCCAGAAAGCGGCCACAGAGCTGCGGGGCTTGCTCAAAATCCGATACCCTCTGGAGCATGGTATTGTCACAGACTGGGATGATATGGAGAAAATCTGGGCCTATGTGTATGACGAGGGGTTAAAGACACTGAGTGAGGAG CACCCTGTCCTTCTTACCGAACCACCACTCAACCCAAGGTCAAACCGTGACACGGCTGCTCAAATTCTATTCGAGACGTTCAACGTGCCAGCTCTCTACACATCAATCCAGGCTGTACTGTCTTTGTACGCTAGTGGAAGGACGACAGGTGTGGTGCTTGATGCTGGCGACGGTGTGTCCCATGCTGTACCAGTATACCAAGGATTCACGGTGCCCAACAGTATCAGGAGAATCGATGTCGCCGGCCGCGACGTGACTGAACATCTACAAACGCTTCTCCGCAAGAGCGGTTACGTCTTCCATACCAGCGCAGAAAAGGAGGTCGTCAGGCTCATCAAGGAGGCCACGAGCTACGTCGCGAGGGATcccaagaaggaagagaaggagtgGGCAGCTTCCAAGCAGGACCAGAGCAAGTTTGCCGAATATGTCTTGCCAGATGGCAACAAGCTCAAG ATTGGAGCGGAACGTTTCCGTGCCCCAGAGATCTTGTTCGACCCTGAGATCATCGGTCTTGAATATCCGGGCATTCACCAAATAGTAGTTGATTCGATCAACAGGACGGATCTCGACCTGCGCAAGGACCTGTACATGAACATCGTCCTGTCGGGAGGTAGTACACTCACAAAGGGATTCGGTGACAGACTTCTCAGCGAAGTACAGCGGCTTGCTGTCAAGGATATGAGAATCAAGATTTTTGCGCCCCCGGAGCGGAAGTACTCTACCTGGATTGGTGGCAGTATTCTGGCTGGTCTGAGCACATTCAGAAAG ATGTGGGTCAGCATTGACGACTGGCATGAGAACCCGGATATTATCCATACCAAGTTCGCCTAG